A genomic stretch from Marinimicrobium sp. C6131 includes:
- a CDS encoding glycoside hydrolase family 97 protein, translated as MILKKRQYWTWLLWLPFCVPCLSNGEHPESTGVFLASPSGTVQGEVFIQGSQLYYQVEFNRHRVIQPSPLGITVEGQSLGRHASIESVETKQVHHQYPVLGVHSVAHNHYREAMMTLQSPSQAHWYLQLRAYNDGFAYRYVIPQSDASTVTVNGEQSSWTLPENSDVWYFERDSDWKLKTYAGEWLKTTVNELPAVSANGPVQGPPLVVELPKHQGYAVLTEAALYNYSGMRLRALGQRRVQADFTEGERGFSVATADGAMDGATVTPWRVTMLGENLDALVNSDLITNLNQAPDESLFAETDYIKPGRAIWRWWSRETGTPEQERQFVDYASELGFEYSLVDDGWESWESPWASLEQLTGYADGKNVNVFVWKDWNQVKDPSGDWDALRAFLDGVRKAGAVGVKLDFMNAESIDRIRFEEAALRLAAERKLMVVFHGIQKPTGEARTYPNEISREGIRGLELNRMDQPLPASHNAALPFTRFLVGHGDYTPLGYSLPGNTTYAHQLATVVIFTSPFQVIAEHPDMLLHNDDVSAGLELLKTIPAVWDETRVLPSSRIGELALMARRSGDHWFLAALNGTDQPVRIDALDLSFLGEGTHTAEVVFSPEPRRLQRNQVSTLSRRSEYPLKLLPRDGMVMRFSPTH; from the coding sequence ATGATTTTAAAAAAGAGACAATACTGGACGTGGCTGCTGTGGCTTCCTTTCTGTGTACCGTGTCTGAGCAACGGGGAACATCCTGAAAGCACCGGGGTCTTTCTTGCCAGTCCGAGCGGGACTGTGCAGGGAGAGGTCTTTATCCAGGGTAGCCAGTTGTACTATCAGGTGGAGTTCAATCGTCACCGCGTTATTCAGCCCTCCCCGCTGGGCATTACCGTGGAGGGGCAATCGCTGGGCCGACATGCGTCGATTGAAAGCGTTGAGACAAAGCAGGTACATCATCAGTATCCAGTCCTCGGTGTTCATTCGGTGGCGCACAACCATTACCGTGAGGCTATGATGACCCTGCAATCGCCTTCACAGGCACACTGGTATTTGCAGCTGCGGGCTTATAATGACGGCTTTGCCTACCGCTACGTGATTCCTCAATCAGACGCATCAACCGTTACTGTGAACGGCGAGCAATCCAGCTGGACGCTGCCGGAGAACAGCGACGTGTGGTACTTCGAGCGTGACTCTGACTGGAAGCTGAAAACCTACGCGGGTGAATGGTTGAAAACCACCGTGAATGAACTCCCGGCGGTGTCGGCGAACGGGCCCGTGCAGGGGCCGCCACTTGTGGTAGAGCTTCCGAAACACCAAGGGTACGCGGTACTAACCGAAGCGGCGCTCTATAACTACAGTGGCATGCGGTTGCGGGCTCTCGGCCAGCGCCGGGTCCAAGCGGATTTTACCGAGGGCGAGCGTGGGTTTTCCGTGGCCACCGCGGATGGGGCGATGGATGGTGCGACGGTCACTCCGTGGCGAGTCACGATGTTAGGGGAAAACCTCGACGCACTGGTTAATTCGGATCTGATCACTAACCTCAACCAGGCACCGGATGAGTCACTGTTTGCCGAGACGGATTACATCAAACCGGGGCGTGCCATCTGGCGCTGGTGGAGCCGGGAAACCGGCACGCCGGAACAGGAGCGGCAGTTTGTCGACTACGCCAGTGAACTGGGGTTCGAGTACAGTCTGGTGGACGATGGCTGGGAGAGTTGGGAGAGCCCTTGGGCATCACTTGAGCAGCTCACTGGCTATGCCGACGGGAAGAATGTCAACGTTTTTGTGTGGAAAGACTGGAATCAGGTCAAGGATCCTTCTGGTGACTGGGACGCGTTGCGGGCGTTTCTGGATGGGGTACGCAAGGCGGGGGCTGTCGGTGTGAAACTGGATTTTATGAATGCGGAATCTATAGACCGTATCCGTTTCGAGGAAGCCGCCTTGCGATTGGCGGCGGAGCGAAAACTGATGGTAGTGTTTCACGGCATTCAAAAACCCACGGGCGAGGCACGCACCTATCCCAATGAAATTTCCCGGGAGGGAATTCGTGGTCTGGAGCTGAATCGTATGGATCAGCCCCTCCCAGCCAGTCACAATGCTGCCTTGCCTTTCACACGTTTTCTGGTTGGGCACGGTGACTATACACCGCTGGGCTACAGCCTGCCCGGCAACACCACCTACGCCCATCAATTGGCCACGGTGGTGATCTTTACCTCGCCTTTTCAAGTAATTGCCGAACATCCCGACATGTTATTGCATAACGATGACGTGTCGGCGGGGCTCGAATTGCTCAAAACCATTCCCGCCGTATGGGATGAGACGCGAGTGCTACCTTCCAGTCGTATTGGTGAGCTGGCCCTAATGGCACGACGTTCAGGAGACCACTGGTTTTTGGCGGCATTGAATGGCACTGATCAGCCGGTACGCATCGACGCGTTGGATCTGTCGTTTCTCGGTGAAGGAACGCACACCGCAGAGGTGGTGTTCAGTCCGGAACCCCGACGCTTGCAGAGAAATCAGGTGTCGACATTGAGCCGTCGCAGCGAGTATCCGCTGAAACTGCTGCCGCGAGATGGGATGGTGATGCGTTTCTCACCCACACATTAA
- a CDS encoding LamG-like jellyroll fold domain-containing protein has translation MQWGSLTLEDDQSPIPVEILDDPNAASDRHGAVRGLNLTGDALSDDQILETDFTSTQMSTVTEMTLSIWVRPVDNDKGYLISLQNSAGEWIGLQIYNNERVRFYSEGDGLNRIPGFSTTSVVASPKFNHIERDNDITQGWMQISAVIKADEYLRFYLNAELLGEVPVSGIDLTAIRTLRVGQTFESTPTRALQGQFDQVRVYTTALSGDELLADYIEDSTRGPWAFEVTPPQDASGHTEGDAAVDLVTLYLDDLIPANGMPFNIADETPPSGEAGVMTHGVANQQVIADALNDARNNSAYDGKIVKILFPENGEFYVGDNRNLYGNTINVAGQTDLIIDGNGSKLIHAARRDMFWLEKDSAGLGNERVEIRNFTLDFFNEVYPFQTKVNVEKLGNYELELTPVAGSARDYRDYIDEMGAMATWAAPDTSYSLSAVGQYSGTGSSLLLPFANLHPLASGTDSIVGPHEEANIGSYTVQVQASGSAIIDLSAGTEFYDAVDPDLHYLVAHYGGKRAFSLQHSKHVTLQNIHVTSSPGNALAAFGGVQYLKVKNFKATLDPNETDPNAVVATKADGIFLFHNRGHYLFKNVEAIGGTEDRMVIRELTGFNPKYVDTHTLSVCYASNPRPVDLAEVGDIYELRDRDMNFLWRGTMVGKEVVDSTHPEWSTYGTVNYSNGSTTARACALLEFSTPVPTNTPSVYRHDTMVHHFNPNGSRFSSNYVIIGSTFGENRGNGAKFSAPHALIAHNTFFNTSHQGVKFPLMIDVKACSNSWGNNGSGARNVIFDNNVIANTGQWIPITSLTTMPPAAVSIFTNRYTPQNRYSLFCGRENISAGDNPLDIQWQSHFIISNNTVEDANWGGISVQSARDVLVRNNALARTNTLSSTASGPAEYGGAGAIQFTHSRQVIGWDNDTDQIEPGFPDLYRQTGTDRHLVDWMDEPYQPVVP, from the coding sequence GTGCAGTGGGGCAGCCTCACACTTGAAGATGATCAATCGCCCATCCCGGTGGAGATTCTGGATGACCCCAACGCCGCCTCCGACCGACATGGTGCTGTGCGCGGACTCAACCTGACGGGTGACGCACTCAGCGATGACCAGATACTAGAAACTGATTTTACCAGTACGCAAATGAGCACGGTCACAGAAATGACATTGTCCATTTGGGTACGCCCGGTCGACAACGACAAAGGTTACCTGATCTCGCTGCAAAACAGCGCCGGCGAGTGGATTGGACTCCAGATATACAACAACGAGCGCGTGCGCTTTTACTCCGAGGGCGACGGCCTTAACCGGATTCCCGGTTTTTCCACCACCAGTGTCGTGGCCTCGCCTAAGTTCAACCACATCGAGCGCGACAATGACATTACGCAAGGATGGATGCAAATCAGCGCGGTGATCAAAGCCGATGAGTACCTGCGCTTTTATCTGAACGCGGAGTTACTCGGTGAAGTGCCGGTGTCCGGTATTGATCTCACCGCGATTCGCACACTGCGCGTGGGACAAACGTTTGAGTCCACACCCACCCGTGCCCTGCAAGGCCAATTCGATCAGGTGCGCGTCTATACCACCGCCCTGAGCGGGGACGAGCTTCTGGCGGACTACATTGAGGATTCCACCCGCGGTCCCTGGGCCTTCGAGGTTACGCCACCACAGGATGCCAGTGGTCACACCGAAGGCGATGCCGCTGTCGATCTCGTTACGCTATACCTGGATGACCTGATTCCCGCCAACGGGATGCCATTCAACATCGCCGATGAAACGCCGCCCAGTGGCGAAGCCGGTGTAATGACCCACGGCGTGGCAAACCAGCAAGTCATCGCAGACGCGTTGAACGACGCCAGGAACAACAGCGCTTACGATGGCAAGATCGTGAAAATACTGTTTCCCGAGAACGGCGAGTTCTACGTGGGCGACAATCGCAACCTCTATGGCAACACCATTAATGTGGCCGGACAAACGGATCTGATCATTGATGGTAACGGCTCCAAATTAATCCACGCCGCCCGACGGGATATGTTCTGGCTGGAAAAAGACAGCGCCGGTCTCGGCAATGAGCGAGTGGAAATCCGGAATTTCACGCTGGATTTTTTCAATGAAGTGTACCCGTTTCAGACCAAGGTCAATGTGGAAAAACTCGGAAATTACGAGCTGGAGCTGACACCCGTGGCCGGCAGCGCCCGCGACTATCGAGATTACATTGACGAAATGGGCGCGATGGCAACCTGGGCCGCCCCGGACACGAGTTACAGCTTGAGTGCAGTGGGTCAGTATTCCGGCACGGGGTCTTCGCTGCTTCTGCCCTTTGCCAACCTTCACCCGCTCGCGAGCGGTACAGACAGCATTGTCGGCCCGCATGAGGAAGCCAATATCGGCAGCTACACCGTTCAGGTGCAGGCCAGTGGGTCCGCCATTATTGATCTCAGCGCCGGTACAGAGTTTTACGACGCCGTGGACCCGGATCTGCATTATCTGGTCGCCCACTACGGCGGGAAACGGGCCTTTTCACTGCAACATTCAAAACACGTGACACTCCAGAATATTCACGTTACGTCCAGCCCCGGAAACGCCCTGGCGGCCTTTGGCGGTGTGCAATATCTGAAAGTGAAGAATTTCAAAGCCACTCTGGACCCGAATGAGACCGACCCCAATGCCGTGGTGGCCACCAAGGCGGACGGTATCTTTTTGTTTCACAATCGCGGGCATTACCTGTTTAAAAACGTGGAGGCCATCGGCGGCACAGAGGATCGAATGGTCATTCGGGAATTGACGGGTTTCAACCCCAAGTATGTAGACACCCACACGCTGTCCGTTTGTTATGCCTCGAACCCTCGTCCCGTCGATCTGGCCGAAGTGGGCGATATCTATGAGTTGCGTGACCGGGACATGAACTTTCTTTGGCGCGGCACGATGGTCGGCAAAGAAGTGGTGGACAGCACACACCCGGAATGGTCGACCTATGGCACGGTGAACTACAGCAACGGCAGCACCACCGCACGCGCCTGTGCTCTGCTGGAATTCTCTACGCCCGTTCCGACCAATACCCCCTCCGTGTATCGGCACGATACCATGGTGCATCATTTTAATCCGAACGGCAGCCGGTTCAGCAGTAACTATGTCATTATCGGTTCAACCTTTGGCGAAAACCGCGGCAACGGCGCGAAGTTTTCTGCTCCTCACGCGTTGATCGCACACAACACGTTTTTCAACACCTCCCACCAAGGCGTTAAATTTCCCCTGATGATTGATGTAAAGGCGTGCTCCAATTCCTGGGGCAACAATGGCTCCGGGGCTCGCAACGTGATTTTCGATAATAACGTCATCGCGAACACCGGCCAGTGGATTCCCATTACCTCCCTGACGACTATGCCTCCTGCCGCCGTCAGTATTTTCACCAACCGCTACACACCGCAAAATCGTTACAGCCTTTTTTGTGGACGGGAAAATATCTCCGCCGGTGACAACCCGCTGGACATTCAATGGCAAAGTCATTTCATAATCAGTAACAACACTGTGGAAGACGCCAACTGGGGCGGCATTTCCGTGCAGTCCGCACGCGATGTTCTGGTACGCAACAATGCGCTGGCCCGGACCAACACACTGTCCTCCACCGCGTCCGGTCCCGCGGAGTACGGCGGTGCGGGTGCGATTCAGTTTACACACTCCCGTCAGGTCATAGGCTGGGATAACGACACCGATCAAATCGAGCCGGGCTTCCCCGACTTGTATCGACAAACGGGCACTGACCGCCATCTGGTGGACTGGATGGATGAGCCGTATCAGCCAGTGGTTCCATAA
- a CDS encoding beta-L-arabinofuranosidase domain-containing protein gives MIKKQWLFFPFHRSERMTMGLFTLVFLLLGVGGCDSEPGTDTQTLVGKTLTLQWQNSEQGWQLDQLDIHAGDQQVSLATTSAEYTLLYSAIPPDSTPMEISENGKVLEFPEPIYRYNTEEWGQITQPVAMNQAGEALTFFPAFVERHPQDEQGGKDKKGALVFKEHTERADIEAQWRMDEQYDSDVRVRLTVTARTDGYFSVATPTLATVAKSELAWGAIPGHFQGANINDSLVHALAYGQGIPDRPVLVRERTATTLAPMLSTQSGVTLAVIPEPGTGRDPWEHDHMTQHSWQLGLSLMNRQSQLTPKVWHPVLGEKGSFLKKGESVQFEFRYSVQMADWFSVYRHAVEDIYRFDDFLALKRTRQSLTDRILSMHDYLRDDTRSKWRTEIVEGVTLGAQAYLGGVLNSDRDAMKNSDYGAMWMLARIMDDPVLKETRLPYARNFKLLQQQSEPGFYHGAAKGQYFLSKSKTFTEEWGDYVEPIAITYYTLVDVGNILLFEPDDEALKQRLRDGAERLLAWQKPAGNWAVAYDHTSEEPLFTELEDLRPTFYGLVVAYRILGDERYLRAAQNGADWYIQNAVNTGHFLGVCGDNRFVPDFATGQSAQALLDLYELTDETRYLDAAKRATQLYTQSIYTHPVPDTTGKKVHGVGREDWEISQVGLSNEHGGGIGSANDNGPILLASHAGMFVRMYQLTGETLYLHMARAAALGRDAFVDPDTSTASYYWQAMDAGPGAFPHHAWWQIGWITDYLLAEAELRSGGQIQFPRGFVTPKVGPHQSYGFAPGDVYGTQASLMLRHDSVNSDNPYVDFYMALSNDEKRLFVFLLNNDDEPQTAQVEVNSTPLLGREAIRTQLLDQDGAPLSDPSTTPPATVTIPAYGLRTLELSADDTARAN, from the coding sequence ATGATAAAAAAGCAATGGCTCTTCTTTCCTTTCCATCGTTCCGAGCGCATGACGATGGGGCTGTTTACGCTGGTATTTTTGCTATTGGGAGTGGGGGGCTGCGATTCGGAGCCGGGCACCGACACCCAAACGTTGGTGGGAAAGACCTTAACGCTGCAGTGGCAAAACAGTGAACAAGGATGGCAGCTGGATCAGCTGGACATTCACGCCGGTGATCAGCAAGTGTCGTTGGCGACAACCAGTGCCGAGTACACCCTGTTGTACTCGGCGATCCCACCCGACAGCACACCGATGGAAATATCGGAAAATGGGAAAGTGTTGGAATTTCCCGAACCGATTTACCGGTATAACACGGAAGAGTGGGGCCAGATTACCCAGCCGGTGGCGATGAACCAGGCGGGGGAGGCGTTGACATTTTTTCCGGCCTTTGTCGAACGGCACCCGCAAGATGAGCAGGGTGGAAAGGATAAAAAAGGTGCGCTGGTTTTCAAAGAACATACCGAGCGCGCCGACATTGAAGCGCAGTGGCGGATGGATGAGCAGTACGATTCCGACGTCAGGGTACGGTTGACGGTGACGGCCAGGACCGACGGTTATTTTTCCGTTGCCACGCCAACGCTGGCGACGGTAGCCAAATCGGAATTGGCCTGGGGTGCCATTCCGGGGCATTTCCAGGGCGCCAACATTAACGACAGCCTGGTGCACGCTCTCGCGTACGGCCAGGGCATTCCCGATCGGCCCGTGCTGGTGCGCGAGCGCACCGCCACCACGCTCGCGCCGATGCTTAGTACGCAATCCGGTGTCACCCTGGCGGTGATTCCCGAGCCGGGAACGGGCCGCGATCCCTGGGAGCACGATCACATGACCCAGCATTCGTGGCAATTGGGACTGTCGTTGATGAATCGACAATCGCAGCTCACACCGAAAGTCTGGCATCCCGTACTGGGGGAGAAAGGTTCATTCCTGAAAAAAGGCGAGAGTGTCCAGTTTGAGTTTCGCTACAGTGTCCAAATGGCTGACTGGTTTTCGGTGTATCGCCACGCCGTGGAAGATATATACCGGTTTGATGATTTTCTGGCGTTGAAACGAACCCGGCAGTCCCTTACCGATCGTATTCTGTCCATGCACGATTATTTGCGGGATGATACGCGTTCCAAATGGCGGACCGAAATTGTGGAGGGCGTCACGCTGGGGGCGCAGGCTTACCTGGGTGGCGTGCTTAACTCGGATCGCGACGCCATGAAAAACTCCGATTACGGCGCCATGTGGATGCTGGCCCGTATTATGGATGACCCGGTGCTGAAGGAAACCCGGCTGCCGTACGCGAGAAACTTCAAACTGTTGCAGCAGCAATCCGAGCCTGGGTTCTATCACGGCGCGGCCAAAGGTCAGTATTTTCTCTCGAAAAGCAAAACCTTCACCGAAGAGTGGGGCGACTACGTTGAGCCCATCGCCATTACCTATTACACACTCGTGGATGTTGGCAATATCTTGCTCTTTGAACCCGACGATGAGGCGCTAAAACAGCGTTTGCGCGATGGTGCCGAACGGCTGTTGGCCTGGCAAAAGCCTGCGGGAAACTGGGCGGTCGCTTATGATCATACCAGCGAAGAACCGCTGTTCACCGAACTGGAAGACTTGCGTCCGACCTTTTACGGACTGGTGGTAGCGTATCGGATTCTCGGCGATGAGCGTTATCTACGTGCGGCACAGAACGGGGCGGACTGGTACATCCAGAACGCGGTCAATACGGGACATTTTCTGGGTGTGTGTGGGGACAACCGGTTTGTGCCGGACTTCGCTACCGGTCAAAGTGCGCAGGCGTTACTGGACCTCTATGAGCTGACTGACGAGACGCGCTATTTGGACGCCGCCAAGCGCGCGACACAGTTGTATACCCAGTCTATTTATACGCACCCGGTTCCGGACACGACAGGAAAAAAAGTTCATGGCGTGGGTCGGGAGGATTGGGAGATCTCCCAGGTGGGGCTCAGCAACGAACATGGCGGGGGCATTGGCTCGGCCAATGACAACGGCCCCATTTTGTTGGCCAGCCACGCCGGAATGTTTGTACGGATGTACCAGCTCACTGGCGAAACATTGTACTTGCACATGGCGCGTGCCGCCGCGCTGGGCCGTGATGCCTTCGTCGACCCGGACACCAGCACCGCGTCGTACTACTGGCAGGCGATGGACGCGGGCCCCGGTGCTTTTCCGCATCACGCCTGGTGGCAGATTGGCTGGATCACCGACTACCTGCTCGCCGAAGCCGAGCTGCGCTCGGGCGGTCAAATACAGTTTCCCCGTGGCTTTGTGACACCGAAGGTCGGGCCGCACCAAAGTTACGGCTTTGCACCCGGTGACGTCTATGGCACTCAGGCGTCTCTGATGCTTCGGCACGATAGTGTGAACAGCGATAATCCCTACGTGGATTTTTATATGGCGCTGTCCAACGACGAAAAACGCTTGTTTGTGTTTCTTCTGAACAATGACGATGAGCCGCAAACTGCGCAGGTGGAAGTAAATAGCACACCATTGTTGGGCCGTGAAGCGATTCGAACCCAGTTGCTCGATCAGGATGGTGCGCCCTTGTCAGATCCGTCAACGACCCCACCCGCTACGGTCACCATTCCCGCTTATGGACTGCGCACGCTGGAACTGTCAGCGGACGATACCGCACGCGCTAACTGA